The Scylla paramamosain isolate STU-SP2022 chromosome 39, ASM3559412v1, whole genome shotgun sequence genome includes a window with the following:
- the LOC135091956 gene encoding histone-lysine N-methyltransferase 2D-like, whose product MNDKVELNHDTVGPDSLALEVGHQQDNHHHHHHQQEQQQQQQQQQQQQQQQQQQQQQQQQQQQQQQQQQQQQQQQQQQLLLQEQLEQQQQEHYHHHHHHHHHHHHHQLQQHLQHLQHLQQQQQQQQQQQHEHEGVPPLKVEQRGGEEGLGPPLQPGEAVPGLPKEPGGPLGPGRKVGAKSKSSMGPPPRPFKKARYAWEIKNYEHTVSNMTQSLGGECSVELQDDSQDSQSSDVNSDGSQEDGAPTARDDLPAGGLDRAAFMDPRARPRPDLMPPIMPAPYPTTYGMMAAPPPPEACPPPGEGPKEGPPVPPDPDAGILRWHARQLCRSILDNTMNRMLENMGFSPVTERSQGIHPLLVLSLSDDEEREAEEAQRALENEALTAAMHHKGLFLPPYHYDPLESATTTDYDSSEEDSDLPEDPSPDDLPPHDPPLRLAPAVARPLPRPPEVQPPSPRRPTPPPRPPEVDCEGESQEGKPDLDANKNSMAGDLSPCPDPPPQAPTPTPAPNLAPTPAPVLAPQEPRGEALKQPGREAQHKAENENNNDKYFVDQAIEVAIKHQGLGYQQA is encoded by the coding sequence ATGAATGACAAGGTGGAGTTGAATCATGACACAGTCGGGCCAGACAGCCTTGCCCTAGAGGTGGGCCACCAGCaggacaaccaccaccaccaccaccaccaacaggagcagcagcaacagcagcagcagcaacaacaacaacaacaacaacaacaacagcaacaacaacaacaacaacaacagcaacaacaacagcagcagcaacagcagcagcagcagcagcagcagcagcaattgcTGCTGCAGGAACAactggagcagcagcagcaggaacattaccaccatcatcaccatcaccaccaccaccaccatcaccatcagctaCAACAGCACCTCCAACACCTGCAGcacctgcagcagcagcagcagcagcagcagcagcagcagcatgagcaTGAGGGAGTACCACCCCTCAAGGTGGAGCAGCGGGGGGGTGAGGAGGGGCTGGGGCCGCCGCTGCAGCCCGGCGAAGCAGTGCCTGGGCTACCCAAGGAGCCAGGGGGGCCGCTGGGGCCGGGGCGGAAAGTGGGGGCGAAGAGCAAGTCCAGCATGGGGCCGCCGCCCCGGCCCTTCAAGAAAGCACGGTATGCGTGGGAGATCAAGAACTATGAGCACACGGTGAGCAATATGACGCAGAGCCTCGGTGGTGAGTGCTCTGTGGAGCTGCAGGACGACTCCCAGGACTCCCAGAGCAGCGACGTCAACAGCGACGGCAGCCAGGAGGACGGTGCCCCCACCGCTCGGGACGACCTGCCCGCCGGTGGCCTGGACCGGGCCGCCTTCATGGACCCCCGGGCCAGGCCCAGACCGGACCTCATGCCCCCCATCATGCCAGCCCCCTACCCCACCACCTACGGCATGATGGCTGCCCCCCCGCCCCCCGAGGCCTGTCCCCCGCCCGGCGAGGGCCCCAAGGAGGGGCCCCCTGTGCCGCCGGACCCTGATGCGGGCATCCTGCGGTGGCACGCGCGGCAGCTGTGCCGCAGCATCCTGGACAACACCATGAACCGCATGCTGGAGAACATGGGTTTCTCCCCCGTGACGGAGCGCTCCCAGGGCATCCACCCGCTGCTGGTGCTGAGCCTCAGCGATGATGAGGAGCGCGAGGCGGAGGAGGCCCAGCGCGCCCTGGAGAATGAGGCACTGACGGCCGCCATGCACCACAAGGGCCTCTTCCTGCCGCCCTACCACTACGACCCGCTGGagagcgccaccaccaccgactATGACTCCTCTGAGGAGGACAGCGACCTGCCTGAGGACCCCAGCCCTGATGACCTACCCCCCCACGACCCCCCCCTGCGCCTTGCACCCGCCGTGGCCCGCCCCCTGCCCCGGCCGCCAGAGGTGCAGCCCCCCTCACCCCGCAGGCCCACCCCACCCCCCCGGCCCCCGGAGGTGGACTGTGAGGGGGAGAGCCAGGAGGGGAAGCCCGACCTGGACGCCAACAAGAACAGCATGGCAGGCGACCTGAGCCCCTGTCCCGACCCCCCGCCCCAGGCCCCCACCCCGACACCAGCCCCCAACCTGGCCCCCACCCCGGCTCCCGTCCTAGCCCCGCAGGAGCCCCGCGGCGAGGCCCTGAAGCAGCCGGGCCGTGAGGCGCAGCACAAGGCGgagaacgagaacaacaacgacaagtACTTTGTGGACCAGGCCATCGAGGTGGCCATCAAGCACCAGGGCCTGGGCTACCAGCAGGCGTGA
- the LOC135091961 gene encoding uncharacterized protein LOC135091961, whose amino-acid sequence MSSASRHPQPPTPAMGSVRAAHEAFVTGHSGTTPQDVVLAVSSAFPGTLLVAAIVQGRLGWQWFLLECVLLVTPVALGFTVMADFTPHMLLCSSLLASLLLWVARSRVSAWNGCDKAGESPRVTSTHLLPQPAIESTGKRVGCVTCYRALLNLATTIAILALCQDGGAGLQRDGCRSSGLRHRQRLGRGRRQASLRVVLKDAALLVCLGLVRLAMVWAADYQHHVTEYGVHGNFFFTLAALKLTCSWWAWRLGTAGNLALMLALCLVHHLLLTVGGVEGWTLGSVPRDSFLNANREWFVSMPSYAALYFTGAGVGAYVRDRSKRATVPHFLWAVVVASAVSLALLHFYVDPASRRLGNAAFVAFSILYATLTLAIFSLLDIWIPKLLPGVSSTPRILQAINQRPLLNFLLSNLATGVINKSVNTLTVSPPWDFTVVLGYTFCVTAVVYFLFKGDCEGKMKCS is encoded by the exons ATGTCCTCAGCTTCCCGCCACCCTCAGCCACCTACGCCGGCCATGGGGTCAGTACGTGCCGCCCACGAGGCCTTCGTCACGGGGCACAGCGGCACCACGCCTCAGGATGTGGTGCTGGCGGTGTCCTCGGCCTTCCCCGGCACCTTGCTGGTCGCCGCCATCGTGCAGGGGCGCCTTGGCTG GCAATGGTTCCTGCTCGAGTGTGTTCTTCTAGTCACCCCTGTTGCTCTCGGCTTCACTGTAATGGCTGACTTCACTCCCCACATgctcctctgctcctctctccttgcctcgctcCTCCTGTGGGTCGCCCGGAGCCGCGTCAGTGCCTGGAATGGTTGTGACAAAGCAGGGGAg TCACCCCGAGTCACCTCCACTCACCTTCTCCCTCAGCCAGCCATTGAGTCAACCGGGAAGCGTGTTGGATGTGTCACTTGCTACCGGGCGCTGCTCAACCTggccaccaccattgccatccTCGCG CTTTGCCAAGACGGAGGTGCAGGGCTACAGCGTGATGGATGTCGGAGCAGCGGGCTACGTCATCGCCAACGCCTTGGTCGAGGGCGGCGCCAGGCTTCCCTTAG GGTGGTGTTGAAGGACGCGGCATTGCTGGTGTGTCTGGGGCTGGTGCGGCTTGCCATGGTGTGGGCGGCTGACTACCAGCACCATGTCACAGAGTATGGTGTTCATGGCAATTTCTTCTTTACTCTGGCAGCACTCAAG CTGACATGCTCCTGGTGGGCCTGGAGACTGGGAACCGCTGGCAACTTGGCACTCATGCTTGCACTGTGCCTtgtccaccacctcctcctgacTGTGGGGGGTGTGGAGGGCTGGACACTGGGGTCGGTACCTCGCGATTCCTTCCTCAACGCCAACAGGGAGTGGTTCGTGTCCATGCCAAGCTACGCGGCACTCTACTTCACTGGTGCTGGCGTTGGGGCTTATGTGCgtgacag GAGCAAGAGGGCCACAGTGCCACACTTCCTctgggctgtggtggtggccagTGCCGTCAGCCTGGCACTGTTGCACTTCTATGTCGACCCAGCCTCTCGTCGACTTGGCAATGCTGCATTTGTGGCTTTCTCT ATCCTCTATGCTACCCTCACCTTAGCAATCTTTTCCCTGCTGGACATCTGGATCCCTAAGTTACTGCCTGGTGTCTCCTCCACTCCCAGGATCCTTCAGGCCATCAACCAGCGCCCCCTACTCAACTTCCTCCTGTCCAATCTCGCCACTGGGGTCATCAACAAGAGCGTCAACACCCTCACTGTCTCGCCACCCTGGGACTTCACTGTGGTGTTGGGGTATACCTTCTGTGTTACTGCAGTGGTGTATTTCCTGTTCAAGGGTGAttgtgaagggaagatgaagtgtTCTTGA